The proteins below come from a single Miscanthus floridulus cultivar M001 chromosome 1, ASM1932011v1, whole genome shotgun sequence genomic window:
- the LOC136461662 gene encoding uncharacterized protein translates to MNLTKEQFLQVPPYWCAQHAQCWEYMVDKWVEPGWVETHNACRDRRLLMPRASHHQGSLSLDEYREKWSSSHEGQPCSQFKAWVLSKKGKATENIDFNPEDPPEAYNDPSIHSRVSDYTTMARLVHGPQFDPSTEDLDGEIVMRVGGGKKHGRYWIGDSTLDTASTPTLSQIRARSTSSSPAIRPRPTTTQFQMETLQARVEAEMKQWEEMEARMAEMEAKMAAERKTMQRMEEENRLRMDQMFQYMQNFASSMGQALPLPPVLFPPPQPPTTTPNQSAASNNQSQDPDLSQRFYGPPQ, encoded by the exons ATGAACCTGACCAAGGAACAATTCTTGCAG GTGCCTCCGTACTGGTGCGCCCAGCATGCACAGTGCTGGGAatacatggtggacaagtgggtggagcccgggtgggtggagacgcacaacgcttgccgggaccggcgtttgctgatgccacgtgcatcacaccatcaaggcagcctgagcctcgacgaatacagggaaaaatgg tcgtcgtcacatgagggccagccttgctcccagttcaaggcatgggttctgtccaaaaagggcaaggcaacggaaaacatcgacttcaacccggaggacccgcccgaggcgtacAACGATCCCAGCATCCACAGCCGCGTCAGTGACTACACGACGATGGCAAGGCTAGTTCATGGGCCACAGttcgatccgagcaccgaggatcttgatggagaaatcgtgatgagggtgggaggaggcaagaagcatggccggtactggattggcgacagtacactcgacacggcctctactcccactctctcccagatccgagcaagaagcacgagctcgagcccagcgatacgcccacggccaaCCACTACGCAGTTTCAGATGGAGACTCTCCAG gcccgggtggaagcagaaatgaagcaatgggaggagatggaggcgaggatggcGGAGATGGAGGCGAAGATGGCGGCCGAGCGGAAGACGATGCAGAGGATGGAggaagaaaatcggttgaggatggaccaaatgttccaatacatgcaaaattttgcatcgagtatgggtcaaGCTTTGCCACTGCCACCGGTGCTATTCcctccacctcagccacccacaactactcct aatcaatcggcggcatcaaataatcagtctcaAGACCCAGATTTGTCGCAGAGGTTCTACGGGCCTCCGCAGTGA